In a genomic window of Halobiforma lacisalsi AJ5:
- a CDS encoding Na(+)/H(+) antiporter subunit D: MIGTELELLSVAYPPLLVFAAALLVLVLPRIAGYAVGALSLAAVLAISLTAPEGQHLAGTFLGHFEVVPYYVDDFSRLVGIGLGFLGVCSVIYAYSSEASRELTAIALAYVSSSLGAAFAGDWLVLVFMWELMALTSTLVVWHYGGEAVRAGFRYALFHGTGGVIVLLAVAAHYVEAGTFVYDGSGIAAGFPALLAVIGMGVNVGFVGLHVWLPDTYPRPHIAASVFLSVFTTKTSAFVLYRAFPVGAESDLTIYVAYMGGVMSVYGATFALLQHDMRALLSYHIQAQIGYIVAGIGIGSHLATAGAMSHLFNNILFKSLLFMAVGVVIYRTGEEDLYKLGGLWREMPLTAVGFGLGALSITAIPGFNGYVSKGMIFDAADPGYYGQPEYQALYYLLWLGAIGTLLSFIKLGYYVFFHGESDISVPDAKPGQTVAMFGLGGACLLFGVWWQGLADLAPLIEEGTHAFEYYGGESHLHPYSASHLETAGILTGVAAVTFVVVRKPLSKLDLSDPARVVFPAGYYLGRWSMLAVTETYAAVDAAVVGFVTRCYWIGNNPVLAVEEAARRIPMVDVDERRPADGGQPSTIHLRTTIGTTVLLLTIVLTVVLWLLVS; this comes from the coding sequence ATGATCGGCACCGAACTCGAACTCCTCTCCGTCGCGTACCCGCCCCTTCTGGTGTTCGCGGCGGCGCTGCTCGTGCTCGTCCTGCCGCGGATCGCCGGCTACGCCGTCGGCGCGCTCAGCCTCGCGGCCGTCCTGGCGATCTCGCTGACCGCCCCGGAGGGACAGCACCTCGCGGGCACCTTCCTCGGCCACTTCGAGGTCGTCCCCTACTACGTCGACGACTTCTCCCGGCTCGTCGGGATCGGCCTCGGGTTCCTCGGGGTCTGTTCGGTTATCTACGCCTACTCGAGCGAGGCCAGCCGGGAGCTGACGGCCATCGCGCTCGCCTACGTCTCATCGTCGCTCGGGGCGGCCTTCGCCGGCGACTGGCTCGTCCTGGTGTTCATGTGGGAGCTGATGGCCCTGACGAGTACGCTCGTCGTCTGGCACTACGGCGGCGAGGCCGTCCGGGCCGGCTTCCGGTACGCGCTGTTCCACGGCACCGGGGGCGTGATCGTCCTTCTCGCGGTCGCCGCTCACTACGTGGAAGCCGGCACGTTCGTCTACGACGGCTCCGGGATTGCAGCCGGCTTCCCGGCGCTGCTCGCCGTGATCGGAATGGGCGTCAACGTCGGTTTCGTCGGCCTACACGTCTGGCTACCCGACACGTACCCACGGCCCCACATCGCTGCGTCGGTGTTCCTCTCGGTGTTCACGACGAAGACGAGCGCGTTCGTCCTCTACCGGGCGTTCCCGGTCGGCGCCGAAAGCGATCTGACGATCTACGTCGCGTACATGGGCGGCGTGATGTCCGTCTACGGGGCGACCTTCGCGCTCCTCCAGCACGACATGCGGGCGCTGCTGTCGTACCACATCCAGGCCCAGATCGGCTACATCGTCGCGGGGATCGGGATCGGCTCGCATCTCGCAACCGCCGGCGCGATGAGTCACCTGTTCAACAACATCCTGTTCAAGAGCCTCCTGTTCATGGCCGTCGGCGTCGTCATCTATCGCACCGGCGAAGAGGACCTGTACAAGCTCGGCGGCCTCTGGCGGGAAATGCCGCTGACTGCGGTCGGGTTCGGCCTCGGTGCCCTGTCGATCACCGCCATCCCCGGCTTCAACGGCTACGTCAGCAAGGGGATGATTTTCGACGCGGCCGATCCGGGCTACTACGGCCAACCCGAGTACCAGGCGCTGTACTATCTCCTGTGGCTCGGCGCGATCGGGACCCTGCTCTCGTTCATCAAACTCGGCTACTACGTCTTCTTCCACGGTGAGAGTGACATCTCGGTGCCCGACGCCAAACCCGGGCAGACGGTCGCGATGTTTGGCCTCGGTGGCGCCTGTCTCCTCTTCGGCGTCTGGTGGCAGGGGCTTGCCGACCTCGCGCCGCTGATCGAGGAGGGTACCCACGCCTTCGAGTACTACGGCGGCGAGAGTCACCTGCACCCCTACAGTGCGAGCCACCTCGAGACGGCGGGGATCCTGACGGGCGTCGCGGCCGTCACCTTCGTCGTCGTCCGCAAACCGCTCTCGAAACTCGACCTCTCCGATCCGGCCCGGGTCGTCTTCCCGGCGGGGTACTACCTCGGGCGCTGGTCGATGCTCGCGGTGACCGAGACGTACGCGGCGGTCGACGCCGCCGTCGTCGGGTTCGTCACGCGGTGTTACTGGATCGGGAACAACCCGGTACTGGCCGTCGAGGAGGCCGCACGCCGGATCCCGATGGTCGACGTCGACGAGCGCCGGCCGGCCGACGGCGGACAGCCATCGACGATCCACCTCCGGACGACGATCGGGACGACGGTGCTCCTGCTAACGATCGTGTTGACGGTGGTCCTGTGGCTGCTCGTTAGCTGA
- a CDS encoding tyrosine-type recombinase/integrase: MTDALPSDSGAAEDCDRDRVAVADAVDAYLQRKSVGDPDGSGAGAYAAKAGSILHRFADWLEREHDVVAIRALEADHMRSYARELRERADGGTYTASTAHTYYAVVRAFLSWCVRGGIVPENPATDRDAEAALPDASSASADDDRWSADSRRRLERYVRERALEADRENPDERRTCLREYAMVALLAHSAVRGSELFRVPEDDRRAGATWDDVDFYDGTIRVLGKSQRQEDVTLLAPARTPLRRYGVVLDPPSNDWPLFPTRHAPSIARRVRERLRERGHDDDEIAAILEDRTATEVARERAIAPPAITTEGARSVLKRLCADAGIEVDGDYLTPRGVSGNTGNDADGRTAAEGEHGGTRDRREATRSKPALRTSSEERAIAVPERRPSSVAESTDAE; this comes from the coding sequence GTGACCGACGCCCTGCCCTCGGACTCGGGCGCCGCGGAGGACTGCGACCGCGACCGCGTCGCCGTCGCCGACGCGGTCGACGCCTACCTCCAGCGCAAGTCGGTCGGCGACCCCGACGGCTCCGGGGCCGGTGCGTACGCGGCCAAGGCCGGATCGATCCTGCACCGGTTCGCCGACTGGCTCGAGCGGGAACACGACGTAGTCGCGATCCGAGCGCTCGAGGCCGATCACATGCGCTCGTACGCCCGCGAACTCCGGGAGCGAGCCGACGGTGGGACGTACACGGCCTCGACTGCCCACACCTACTACGCCGTCGTCCGGGCGTTCCTCTCGTGGTGCGTTCGCGGGGGAATCGTCCCGGAGAACCCGGCGACCGACAGGGACGCCGAAGCGGCGCTCCCCGACGCCTCGAGCGCCTCTGCCGACGACGACCGCTGGAGCGCCGACTCCCGGCGACGCCTCGAGCGCTACGTCCGCGAGCGCGCACTCGAGGCCGACCGGGAGAATCCCGACGAGCGACGGACCTGCCTTCGCGAGTACGCGATGGTCGCCCTGCTCGCACACTCCGCGGTCCGGGGATCGGAGCTGTTCCGCGTCCCCGAAGACGACCGCCGGGCGGGCGCGACGTGGGACGACGTCGACTTCTACGACGGGACGATCCGCGTGCTCGGCAAGTCCCAGCGACAGGAGGACGTCACGCTGCTCGCCCCGGCCCGGACGCCGCTGCGCCGGTACGGCGTCGTCCTCGACCCGCCGTCGAACGACTGGCCGCTGTTTCCGACGCGTCACGCCCCCTCGATCGCTCGTCGGGTACGCGAACGGCTCCGGGAGCGCGGGCACGACGACGACGAGATAGCGGCGATTCTCGAGGACCGGACGGCGACCGAGGTGGCACGCGAACGCGCCATCGCGCCGCCCGCGATCACGACCGAGGGAGCCCGGTCGGTGCTCAAACGCCTCTGTGCGGACGCGGGGATCGAGGTCGACGGCGATTACCTGACGCCGCGAGGTGTCAGCGGCAACACCGGCAACGACGCGGACGGCAGAACGGCGGCCGAAGGGGAGCACGGCGGCACGCGCGACCGGCGCGAGGCGACGCGGTCGAAGCCCGCGCTTCGGACCTCGAGCGAGGAACGAGCGATCGCCGTTCCAGAGCGGCGGCCGTCGTCCGTCGCGGAGTCGACGGACGCGGAGTGA
- a CDS encoding DUF1616 domain-containing protein, giving the protein MKERLIRTVRPLGVGRRPFAGVPTDLVGLTGFALAAATLLAVVDVSSPVLRAAVGAPLLFLAPGYAVVSTLFPRARGAGVDTGTDTDGGDGSLIGQTESPTDAERAALAFGLSFAVLPLLGLGIAALSWRFETTTIVGTVTGFVLVTTAFAAIRRIRVSPRDRYCLGLDGKLRRLRAAIFGSRSLTATAINLVLVVSVLLALTSVGYGLAAPQDGERYTDLRLLTEDESGEYVVGDHADSVEPGESIPVTIAVENQEGESMEYTVVVQEQWVDGDGTVLERNELRRVDYSVADGATARGDREVTPEAEAGEVRIAVMLFAGDVPEDPTTDDAYRHAHFWVEIEDDPEVE; this is encoded by the coding sequence ATGAAGGAACGTCTGATTCGAACGGTACGACCGCTCGGCGTCGGCCGCAGGCCGTTCGCGGGAGTCCCGACCGACCTGGTCGGGCTGACCGGATTCGCCCTCGCAGCGGCCACGCTCCTTGCGGTCGTCGACGTCTCGTCGCCGGTCCTCCGCGCCGCGGTCGGAGCCCCGCTGCTCTTTCTCGCACCGGGGTACGCCGTCGTCTCGACCCTGTTCCCCCGTGCTCGAGGGGCTGGAGTCGACACCGGGACCGACACCGACGGCGGCGACGGCTCGCTAATCGGCCAGACCGAGTCCCCGACTGACGCCGAACGCGCCGCGCTCGCGTTCGGGCTGAGTTTCGCGGTGCTGCCGCTGCTCGGCCTGGGAATCGCCGCCCTCTCCTGGCGGTTCGAGACGACGACGATCGTCGGCACCGTCACTGGATTCGTCCTGGTCACGACCGCGTTCGCCGCCATCCGTCGGATTCGCGTCTCCCCGCGGGACCGGTACTGCCTCGGACTCGATGGCAAGCTCCGACGGCTCCGCGCGGCGATCTTCGGGAGTCGATCGCTGACTGCGACCGCGATCAACCTCGTCCTGGTCGTCAGCGTACTCCTCGCGCTCACGTCCGTCGGGTACGGACTCGCAGCGCCACAGGACGGGGAGCGATACACCGATCTCCGCCTGCTCACCGAGGACGAGTCCGGCGAGTACGTGGTCGGCGATCACGCCGATAGCGTCGAACCCGGCGAGTCGATCCCGGTCACGATCGCCGTCGAGAACCAGGAAGGCGAATCGATGGAGTACACCGTCGTTGTCCAGGAACAGTGGGTCGATGGGGACGGCACCGTTCTCGAGCGCAACGAGCTCCGCCGGGTCGACTACAGCGTGGCCGACGGCGCGACTGCCCGCGGCGACCGCGAGGTGACGCCCGAAGCCGAGGCGGGCGAGGTCCGGATCGCCGTCATGCTGTTCGCCGGCGACGTGCCGGAGGACCCGACGACCGACGACGCCTACCGGCACGCCCACTTCTGGGTCGAGATCGAGGACGATCCCGAGGTCGAGTAA
- a CDS encoding proton-conducting transporter transmembrane domain-containing protein, producing the protein MVTVESVRPLAAVLVSAIAVVLIVASYRRPNVREGWSVLAAVSKFAIVASMLPGVLSGTVYEWSLADSLGVEFLAGVDFALRADPLGMLFAMLASFLWIFTSFYAAGYMRGLDEHSQTRFFAAFAASLSTAVGIAFAANLVTIFVFYELLSLVTYPLVAHNEDHEARVAGRKYLTYTFFGGGVFLLAGTVMVYWLTSTVGTATTAFEAGGMELLAEAAAAEPGYAQAAFFLLIAGFGVKAAVMPLHSWLADAMVAPTPVSGLLHAVAVVKSGAFGVARVILEVYGPGLIHDLPLSVPGIGEVGLNVPVAIVAAFTLTAASIIAMRKDHLKRRLAFSTTAQLSYIVLGLSMLHPYAVVGALFHIPAHAFAKLTLFFCAGAIHVETHTDYVSEMAGIGKRMPLTMSAFAIGAAGMAGMPLIAGFVSKFYMLLGAGYVGGEYWLFAGTLLLSGVLNIAYLWPVVYTAFFESEDHHDAKPVLEFSRGGVFESYFAEDRVATDGGGAEDAAEATETEAGTETEDDYEYAVDEYPSDHTVPGETDSGGERVGTVDHHGDHEDHLTGGPPAEGWERRSPFAESTWLMIAPIAVIATGAVVLGIVPDTAVFLEVATTIVEGVFDVESFGELQGLSLSEALEVIAE; encoded by the coding sequence ATGGTGACCGTCGAAAGCGTTCGACCGCTGGCCGCCGTCCTGGTGTCGGCGATCGCGGTCGTTCTGATCGTCGCGTCGTATCGTCGGCCGAACGTGCGCGAGGGGTGGTCCGTGCTGGCCGCCGTCTCGAAGTTCGCAATCGTCGCCAGCATGCTCCCCGGCGTCCTGTCGGGGACCGTCTACGAGTGGAGCCTCGCGGACTCGCTGGGCGTGGAGTTCCTCGCCGGCGTCGACTTCGCGCTGCGGGCCGATCCGCTCGGCATGCTGTTTGCCATGCTCGCCAGTTTCCTCTGGATCTTCACGTCGTTCTACGCCGCGGGCTACATGCGGGGACTGGACGAACACTCCCAGACCCGCTTCTTCGCGGCGTTCGCGGCCAGCCTCTCGACCGCTGTGGGGATCGCCTTCGCGGCGAACCTGGTGACGATCTTCGTCTTCTACGAACTGCTGTCGCTCGTGACCTATCCACTGGTCGCACACAACGAGGACCACGAGGCCCGCGTCGCCGGCCGCAAGTACCTCACGTACACGTTCTTCGGCGGCGGGGTCTTCCTGCTCGCCGGGACCGTCATGGTCTACTGGCTCACGAGCACCGTCGGGACGGCGACGACGGCCTTCGAGGCCGGCGGGATGGAACTGCTGGCCGAGGCAGCGGCCGCCGAACCCGGCTACGCCCAGGCTGCGTTCTTCCTGCTGATCGCCGGCTTCGGCGTCAAGGCCGCGGTCATGCCCTTGCACTCCTGGCTGGCGGACGCGATGGTCGCGCCGACGCCCGTTTCCGGGCTGCTCCACGCCGTCGCGGTCGTCAAGTCCGGCGCGTTCGGCGTCGCACGGGTCATCCTCGAGGTCTACGGTCCAGGGCTCATCCACGACCTACCGCTCTCCGTGCCGGGGATCGGTGAAGTCGGGCTGAACGTCCCGGTCGCGATCGTCGCGGCGTTTACGCTGACCGCCGCGAGCATTATCGCGATGCGCAAGGACCACCTCAAGCGGCGACTCGCGTTCTCGACGACGGCCCAGTTGTCCTACATCGTGCTCGGGCTCTCGATGTTGCATCCCTACGCCGTCGTCGGCGCGCTCTTTCACATCCCCGCCCACGCGTTCGCGAAGCTCACCCTGTTCTTCTGTGCGGGGGCGATCCACGTCGAGACCCACACCGACTACGTCAGCGAGATGGCCGGCATCGGCAAGCGAATGCCGCTGACGATGTCGGCGTTCGCGATCGGCGCGGCGGGGATGGCCGGCATGCCCCTGATCGCCGGCTTCGTCAGCAAGTTCTACATGCTGCTCGGTGCCGGCTACGTCGGCGGCGAGTACTGGCTGTTCGCGGGCACGTTGCTCCTCTCGGGCGTGCTCAACATCGCGTACCTCTGGCCGGTGGTCTACACGGCCTTCTTCGAGAGCGAGGACCACCACGACGCGAAACCCGTCCTCGAGTTCTCGCGGGGCGGCGTCTTCGAGTCGTACTTCGCCGAGGACCGCGTGGCGACCGACGGCGGCGGGGCCGAAGATGCGGCGGAAGCGACCGAAACCGAAGCCGGAACCGAGACGGAAGACGACTACGAGTACGCCGTCGACGAGTACCCGAGCGACCACACCGTCCCCGGGGAGACCGACAGCGGGGGTGAACGCGTCGGTACCGTCGACCACCACGGCGACCACGAGGACCACCTCACCGGCGGTCCGCCGGCCGAGGGGTGGGAACGGCGCTCCCCGTTCGCGGAGAGCACCTGGCTCATGATCGCGCCGATCGCGGTCATCGCGACCGGCGCGGTCGTCCTCGGAATCGTCCCCGACACCGCCGTCTTCCTCGAGGTGGCGACGACCATCGTCGAGGGGGTCTTCGACGTCGAATCGTTCGGTGAGTTACAGGGCCTGTCGCTTTCCGAAGCACTGGAGGTGATCGCCGAATGA
- a CDS encoding lipid II:glycine glycyltransferase FemX, producing MSVNVRLATEEDRDRWNGYVERSPQGRFWHELEALEIQAEYAGATVHPLIGFKGQEPVGLFPVFEIDKKVVTTAFSPPPHLRVPYLGPAFLNMGKLKQRKRESRRQAFVDDCAEWIRSELAPKYSHVRTATAFEDARPLEWNEYEASPEYTYVVDLERDRDDLLGSFSSDARSNVRNADEDAYEITVGGREEIELIVDQVRNRYESQGIDFRVPAAFVLDLHERVEGGEIRPYTLRVNDEFVGGILAVEYGDTTGRWLGGVRTDADVDLPTNDLLDWAIMEDGIERGLAGYDLVGADNRRINRYKAKFNPDLRTYYSLEYGTWGMRRIASLYDSVK from the coding sequence ATGAGCGTCAACGTCCGCCTCGCGACCGAGGAGGACCGGGATCGCTGGAACGGCTACGTCGAGCGCTCCCCGCAGGGCCGGTTCTGGCACGAACTCGAGGCCCTCGAGATCCAGGCCGAGTACGCGGGCGCAACCGTACACCCGCTGATCGGGTTCAAGGGACAGGAACCCGTCGGCCTCTTTCCGGTCTTCGAGATCGACAAGAAGGTCGTCACGACGGCGTTCTCCCCGCCGCCACACCTCCGGGTTCCCTATCTCGGCCCCGCGTTCCTGAACATGGGGAAACTGAAACAGCGCAAGCGCGAGAGTCGGAGACAGGCGTTCGTCGACGACTGCGCGGAGTGGATCCGGTCGGAACTCGCGCCGAAGTACAGTCACGTCCGGACGGCGACGGCGTTCGAGGACGCTCGCCCGCTCGAGTGGAACGAGTACGAGGCGTCGCCGGAGTACACCTACGTCGTCGACCTCGAGCGCGACCGCGACGACCTCCTCGGGTCGTTCAGCAGCGATGCGCGGAGCAACGTCCGCAACGCGGACGAGGACGCCTACGAGATCACGGTCGGCGGGCGCGAGGAAATCGAACTGATCGTGGACCAGGTCCGGAACCGCTACGAGTCCCAGGGAATCGACTTCCGCGTGCCGGCGGCGTTCGTCCTGGATCTCCACGAGCGGGTCGAGGGCGGCGAGATCCGCCCCTACACGCTGCGGGTAAACGACGAGTTCGTCGGCGGCATCCTCGCGGTCGAATACGGCGACACCACGGGGCGATGGCTCGGCGGCGTCCGTACGGACGCCGACGTCGACCTCCCGACGAACGACCTGCTCGACTGGGCCATCATGGAGGACGGCATAGAGCGCGGCCTCGCCGGCTACGACCTCGTCGGCGCGGACAACCGCCGGATCAACCGGTACAAGGCGAAGTTCAACCCCGATCTGCGGACCTACTACAGCCTCGAGTACGGGACCTGGGGGATGCGACGGATCGCGTCGCTGTACGATTCGGTGAAGTAG
- a CDS encoding alkaline phosphatase family protein, with the protein MDDRSSLRTLLVGIDAACERVLEPLVADGEVPTLESLIDDPDVASGPLESQIPPWTASAWPSLYTGKNPGKHGVYGFLSFDGYDWDVVNATDVRERALWELLSDRGLTSVVVNVPVTHPPREFDGALIPGYTAPEDPGCHPEGLLDDVREGIGEYRVYPDEDGDRAETYSDCARMRGEAFRYLADRYEPEFGFLEFQVTDSIFHKEPDNDAAIREIYREVDRQVEAILEEHDPDNVILTSDHGMGPYDGQEFRINEFLRDEGLVETERGGSGMPTWATVRDDSLKQGEDRTDRDPGLGERAMASAARLGLTSQRIGAVLRRFGLGEVVASYAPTGLVNAGATQVDFESSRAYVRSRIELGVRINLEGREPDGVVPPAEYEAVRTRVIDALRSVRTPEGERVFETVAPREEFFHGPETDDAVDVVAVPAEFDHFLSATLRGDWFGPPAEPWNHKLEGIVAARGADVDEAAGIGDAHLFDVAPTVLATLDVPIDDRMDGTPLPCVDPSGYRSYPRLDDDRSVATADDAVEDRLADLGYLE; encoded by the coding sequence ATGGACGACCGATCCTCGCTCCGGACGCTGCTGGTCGGTATCGACGCGGCCTGCGAACGGGTGCTCGAGCCGCTCGTCGCCGACGGCGAGGTGCCGACCCTCGAGTCGCTGATCGACGATCCCGACGTAGCGAGCGGCCCGCTCGAGTCACAGATCCCGCCGTGGACGGCCAGCGCCTGGCCGTCGCTGTACACCGGGAAAAACCCCGGAAAACACGGCGTCTACGGCTTCCTCTCCTTCGATGGCTACGACTGGGACGTAGTCAACGCGACCGACGTCCGCGAACGGGCGCTGTGGGAACTGCTCTCCGATCGTGGACTCACGAGCGTCGTCGTCAACGTCCCCGTCACGCATCCACCCCGCGAGTTCGACGGGGCGCTGATCCCGGGGTACACCGCGCCGGAAGACCCGGGCTGTCACCCCGAGGGGTTGCTCGACGACGTTCGCGAGGGGATCGGCGAGTACCGCGTCTACCCCGACGAGGACGGCGACCGCGCCGAAACCTACAGCGACTGCGCTCGAATGCGCGGCGAGGCGTTTCGCTACCTCGCCGACCGGTACGAGCCGGAGTTCGGCTTCCTCGAGTTCCAGGTCACGGACTCGATCTTCCACAAGGAACCCGACAACGACGCGGCGATCCGCGAGATCTACCGGGAGGTCGACCGCCAGGTGGAAGCGATCCTCGAGGAACACGACCCGGACAACGTGATCCTCACAAGCGACCACGGAATGGGACCCTACGACGGCCAGGAGTTCCGTATCAACGAGTTCCTCCGCGACGAGGGGCTCGTCGAGACCGAGCGCGGCGGCTCGGGGATGCCCACCTGGGCGACCGTTCGCGACGACTCGCTCAAGCAGGGCGAGGATCGAACCGACCGAGATCCCGGGCTCGGCGAGCGCGCCATGGCGTCGGCCGCCCGGCTGGGACTGACGAGCCAGCGCATCGGGGCCGTTCTCCGCCGGTTCGGGCTCGGGGAGGTGGTGGCGAGCTACGCGCCGACCGGGCTCGTCAATGCCGGCGCGACCCAGGTCGACTTCGAATCCTCGCGCGCGTACGTTCGTTCCCGAATCGAACTCGGCGTCCGCATCAACCTCGAGGGGCGGGAGCCCGACGGCGTCGTCCCGCCCGCGGAGTACGAGGCAGTCCGGACGCGGGTCATCGACGCCTTGCGGTCGGTGCGGACCCCCGAGGGCGAGCGGGTGTTCGAGACGGTCGCACCCAGGGAGGAGTTCTTCCACGGCCCCGAGACGGACGATGCCGTCGACGTCGTGGCCGTTCCCGCCGAGTTCGATCACTTCCTCTCGGCGACGCTGCGCGGCGACTGGTTCGGTCCGCCCGCCGAGCCCTGGAACCACAAACTCGAGGGGATCGTCGCCGCGAGGGGTGCGGACGTAGACGAGGCGGCCGGGATCGGGGACGCCCACCTGTTCGACGTCGCGCCGACCGTGCTGGCGACGCTCGACGTGCCGATCGACGACCGGATGGACGGCACGCCGCTGCCCTGCGTCGACCCGTCGGGCTACCGCAGTTACCCCCGGCTCGACGACGACCGCTCGGTCGCGACGGCCGACGACGCGGTCGAGGATCGGCTGGCGGACCTGGGCTACCTCGAGTAA
- a CDS encoding alkaline phosphatase family protein, protein MKTVVIGLDALDFRYVDRFADATPNLQRLRERGLEARLESTHPPWTGSAWPSMYTGTDPSHHGVYGFFAYDGYPDEAQLVSRSDVRRPALWDYLSHSRDGGRSIVMNVPVTHPAEPIEGALVPGYLAVEDDPGHPEGIRDELSAAIGEEYTIYSRAEVSDDKDEKFEGYLDLIEQRRRAAVELVEREEWELAVLQVQKTDAVFHNFERDEAFRRIYAAADRLVGDVLEAVDDDAVNVVVCSDHGIGPVTGYNVHVNEVLRDHGFVETTDETDRPTIGTEKASLVEGNGSGGPGPSQGPGPADDRAETARNGGNGSSPLLEGTVRAGQRLASRVGVEPADVYAAAERVGLESTLLRLAPDDVKSAATESVDWRNSRAYCADGTRMGVRINVAGRDSQGVVPQSAYESTRDEIIEILGDLETPDGEPVFEYVCRREELYDGPYVDRAPDVCFLPTDMNHLVSSTLYGRRFVSVDTYNHKRDGVFIGAGPAFSASGPDRFSLTDVAPIAMALLDRPVPERMTGSVPPGVLSADVRRSDYGDIPYGRTTVEPTADDGEVTERLEDLGYL, encoded by the coding sequence ATGAAGACGGTCGTCATCGGACTCGATGCGCTCGATTTCCGCTACGTGGACCGGTTCGCCGACGCCACCCCCAACCTCCAGCGGCTCCGGGAACGCGGCCTCGAGGCGCGCCTCGAGTCGACCCACCCGCCGTGGACGGGCAGCGCCTGGCCCTCGATGTACACCGGCACGGATCCGAGCCACCACGGGGTCTACGGGTTCTTCGCCTACGACGGCTACCCCGACGAGGCGCAACTCGTCTCCCGCAGCGACGTTCGCCGACCCGCGCTCTGGGATTACCTCTCTCACTCCCGGGACGGCGGTCGATCGATCGTCATGAACGTCCCCGTGACCCATCCCGCCGAGCCGATCGAGGGCGCGCTCGTGCCCGGTTACCTCGCCGTCGAGGACGACCCGGGCCATCCGGAGGGGATCCGCGACGAGCTGTCGGCAGCGATCGGCGAGGAGTACACCATCTACTCACGAGCGGAAGTCAGCGACGACAAAGACGAGAAGTTCGAGGGCTACCTCGACCTGATCGAACAACGTCGACGCGCGGCGGTCGAACTGGTCGAGCGCGAGGAGTGGGAACTCGCCGTCCTACAGGTTCAGAAGACCGACGCCGTCTTCCACAACTTCGAGCGAGACGAGGCGTTTCGACGGATCTACGCGGCCGCGGACCGGCTGGTCGGCGACGTGCTCGAGGCGGTCGACGACGACGCGGTCAACGTCGTCGTCTGCTCGGATCACGGGATCGGTCCCGTCACCGGCTACAACGTTCACGTCAACGAAGTCCTCCGGGATCACGGCTTCGTCGAGACGACCGACGAGACGGATCGACCGACCATCGGGACGGAGAAGGCATCGCTGGTCGAGGGTAACGGCTCCGGCGGTCCGGGCCCGAGCCAGGGTCCGGGGCCGGCCGACGATAGAGCCGAAACGGCACGGAACGGCGGCAACGGGTCCTCGCCCCTCCTCGAGGGGACCGTCCGTGCCGGCCAACGCCTCGCCTCACGCGTCGGCGTCGAACCGGCCGACGTCTACGCCGCCGCCGAGCGCGTCGGCCTCGAGTCGACCCTGCTCCGGTTGGCCCCCGACGACGTCAAATCGGCCGCCACCGAGAGCGTCGACTGGCGCAACTCCCGGGCGTACTGCGCGGACGGCACCCGGATGGGCGTCCGGATCAACGTCGCCGGCCGGGACTCCCAGGGCGTCGTCCCACAGTCGGCCTACGAGTCGACCAGGGACGAGATCATCGAGATACTTGGCGACCTCGAGACGCCCGACGGCGAGCCGGTCTTCGAGTACGTCTGCCGGCGCGAGGAGCTCTACGACGGCCCCTACGTCGACCGGGCGCCGGACGTCTGCTTCCTCCCGACCGACATGAACCACCTCGTCTCGAGTACCCTCTACGGGCGGCGGTTCGTGAGCGTCGACACGTACAACCACAAGCGCGACGGCGTGTTCATCGGTGCCGGACCCGCCTTCTCAGCTTCCGGACCGGATCGGTTCTCGCTCACCGACGTCGCCCCGATCGCGATGGCGCTACTCGACCGTCCGGTCCCCGAACGGATGACGGGGTCGGTACCGCCCGGCGTCCTCTCGGCAGACGTCCGCCGAAGTGACTACGGCGACATCCCCTACGGGCGGACGACCGTCGAGCCGACCGCCGACGACGGCGAAGTGACCGAACGACTCGAGGACCTCGGGTACCTCTGA